ctccagaggctggggCTCATCTTGGCTGCTCTGCTGTGGGCTGCTCCCACCTTGGGAGTGGTGGTGAGGGACTTTGGGTAGTGTCTGGGTGTAGCTGTCTTTACTTGCAGGCTCTGAGTGAGCATCATAGTCAACTCCATTGCGGGGGAAAGTAGCAGACTTGCAGCCTGATAGTTGCTGCTCCTGAGCACCGAAAAGCTCCGGCGCCTGAATAATAGCCACTGGCTGGTTGTAAATATGAAGCAGCTTATCTGGAAAGAAGTTGTCAGAGTTTATGTTGACCCGAATCTGCTCTGACTTCTCCCGAAGCCGGGCCGCCTCTTCGCTGTTGATGTAGTGAGACGTCGGCTGGGGACCTTTGATCCGATCCAGAGCAATGTTCTCATAAAGAGGAGCCGTGGGGCGACTCCCTGGATCCTCCACATAGATGTTGTAGTTGGCTTTGTGCCTCGGCGTGGACGAGGGTTCACACTGGACGCTGCAGGAAGCGAGGCCGTTGTCGCCAGAACGGAACAACAAACCCTCTTCCATGTGGGTGGAGGTGGTTTGGTCTTTTTTCACCACCGTGAGTTTGGAAAAGCGtgctcccctccccctcctggGCTCTCGATAAGAACTTCTCCTATACAGAAGAAACAGAATTAAATCATAGGGTTGCATTCCAAATGTTAAGGGCAAGTTAAATGgacacttttttattaatttttttattttaagctgATATTGTTAACCTACCACTTATTTCTATTCGGTCTCTTCTTGAGGGTGTTATCGAATGCACTGTAAGCATTTATTTGATATAGTACCATAGTCAGTGGACTTTTCTTTACCTTGTTTAAAGCCCCTGACACACACTTGGCTGGAAATGTTAAGGATATTTCAGTAACTTatgtaacatatatatatatatatatattcatgtcTAAATAAACAGCAACAAAAGTTGCTTATTCAAAGATCTAACATAGGTTTTATTCTTAAAGAGTTacacttaaaaatgtgtttcaatTTTAAACTGAAAATAAGTAAGTATATGTTTTATGTACTGTAAATTGAAATCGAGCGATAACATCTCTGAGCAGCTTTCTTACCCGCAGTGACACAGCAGCAAGGAAAGAAGTCCAATCACTATAGCCAGCATGGCTCCCAGTATTCCCATCAACAGGTAGGTGTGGTGTGATATGAAATCAATGGAGCTTCCATGTCCCAGGTTACCTAATGGTCAAATTCATAGATGGGCATGAAACACTTACCAATACAAATTTCATAAGTTAATGAGGGTATATGAGTTATGTACCGTGTGATGAGGGAAGAAGGGCAGCGATCCAGTAGCCCAGATGGGAAGCGGTGTAGGTCCAAACCAGCTCATCGCCAACCGTTTTCACTATCCCCAGACCCTGGTTCTCCCAGGCACCTGTTGTTATTGCACATTAAAGTATCCCTGAATTTATCAAAATCGTTTTCCttcggtttgtggaagacttaagTGCGCGTATTtggcaaaatacacacacaatacaaaaagGGGTTTAGGCTTACTTTcttaagaaaatgtttttcaatttaatgcaatatccccatacattttgtgtctctgggtTTGTGCGTTGGTTTGTGTCCCTTTTGTGGTAGTTTTATTACTCTTTTTCACATTACTTTAAACCATTATTCtaaccatatctgtgtctgaaaCATTGGAAAAGGTAGAGAAGACAATAAATAacaagacaaaacttgctaaagaagtccaactacaatcattagatctgagaaaagtctagTTACATTCATTCGGATTAGGTGCTGCCCTCAATAGCTCGGGTGCTGCACCTTAACTTTAAAATGGCAGGGAAAAACCCTGCAGATGTTGTTCTTCCAAATGCTAGATCTCTGTAACGATGTACAGTACCAACTTTATTTTACATGCGTTTTTCATGCGTCAGTCTTATTTTCTAATGAAACCTGTAATCTTTTATACTTACCTGTCTTTAGGTTAAAGGCCCAGGCTGGCACAGTGTCGGAGGCCCTGAGGTGCGTGCCGTGTCCCAGGGGAAGGCTGATTTGAATGGGCCCTCGAACCTGGAGCTCCTCACCGCCAGAGTACAACAGGACATTGACGGCTGCCAGCGCCTTCAGCTCGATGATTTGGACCACTTCAGACACACGGAGGAGTAATCCAGTCAGAGGAGTCAATCTCAGACATTTAAATGGTAAAGTGAATtattttatgttgtgtttaatgtttaacaACTTTTGTAGTTTAAACATTAGATTTAtccattttgtaaagaattatCGTAAAACAATGAAACAAGCTGCGAGATCTACTTGATTTAAAGATGCTGACCGTTCATGCCCAACAAAgtctttaaataactgtttgTAAAACTTATTTAGTGCAATTTTGAGAAATGCGTCCGCTTAAAACACTAAGGATGGTCTTAGTTACCACTCACATGATTTTTTGCTGATGATGCCTGGAGTGCAGTTGGCACAGTCTTTCGCTAGGTGGTGCTGTGGTACAGTCAGGTACGCTGTCACCGAGGAGACGTTGCTCTTATCAGACATTGTGAGGAGGTTCTTGGGGAACTTAACCTTGGGTTGGCATGAGCTGTCTGTAAAAACAAGATGGCATCCGATAAGTAAATCTAGAGACATGATGCggtatgttttaaatgtgtatatgAAGCTACAAGTGATTGTGCTTTGACAGAAAAGATGAAAGAGAAGTGGTAACAAGGCtttctttattttacagtagaggttagggctgggcgatatggagaaaatcagatatgacgatattcttgaccaaatacatcgatgtcgatattgcgacgatattgtagggttgacaactggtgctttcacaaaatattttttacaatgagattttagataaataatcatcaatgaTGTGGTAAACAGTTGCAAGGGAAattatagagaaaaaaaaaaaagctatatcttgactatgtttacatgcatgcacaaaaactgtgtgatgttaaaacaaatctgcaattcttcaaatgatattccCTCAGAATGTTTCACAACAGATTTTCTGAGAGAATTGAGTTAGTATGTGCTTGTTATTATCAATTTAgacaaatatcacaatatctcGACATATGACGAATAATATCACGATATAATTCCATTGAAAGATGATAAATTATCATATGGaattattgcccagccctagtagaGGTGCCTACTTTAtctggcatttatttaaatgattattgTTGGAGGCTTAAATGCCTCTAATTGATCTGAGGGACAAAAACAGTATCATAGTTTACCTCTACACTTATGTCAGTGGTGACTTTGTCCTATTCCTATTTTAATATTGCAATACAGTAGATATTTGTGCAGTTACTCTGCTGTATTCTTGCATCTTGACCATCAATGCCTTCTTAATTTTATACTTTAATCTGATCAAGTCAAAAACTTAAAAGCTACCCAGATGAACCGGTTAAAGCTGTCACGTTTAGCTCAGTCATTTCAGGAAAAAGATCTTTCTATTTTTCCGATGCAAGGGAGTGTTCTTCTACAAATGAAGGTTGTGATTTGCTCGTTGAGATGAAGCTGATTAGTTTCTGACCTCTACAAGTGTGAACCTACCAGGTAACTTCCCTGTGATGAGTACTGAGTCTTCAAAC
The genomic region above belongs to Perca fluviatilis chromosome 24, GENO_Pfluv_1.0, whole genome shotgun sequence and contains:
- the LOC120554395 gene encoding protein FAM171B isoform X2, producing the protein MEGYAPSPVPWSTAKRPIFSAVTVLLLPHSQGNIWLFEDSVLITGKLPDSSCQPKVKFPKNLLTMSDKSNVSSVTAYLTVPQHHLAKDCANCTPGIISKKSLVQIIELKALAAVNVLLYSGGEELQVRGPIQISLPLGHGTHLRASDTVPAWAFNLKTGAWENQGLGIVKTVGDELVWTYTASHLGYWIAALLPSSHGNLGHGSSIDFISHHTYLLMGILGAMLAIVIGLLSLLLCHCGRSSYREPRRGRGARFSKLTVVKKDQTTSTHMEEGLLFRSGDNGLASCSVQCEPSSTPRHKANYNIYVEDPGSRPTAPLYENIALDRIKGPQPTSHYINSEEAARLREKSEQIRVNINSDNFFPDKLLHIYNQPVAIIQAPELFGAQEQQLSGCKSATFPRNGVDYDAHSEPASKDSYTQTLPKVPHHHSQGGSSPQQSSQDEPQPLETPPQGQGPNAVVWGRYSNLLESSVSVPGTLNEAAGMEAFSSGHGVPSELQGISERTLLELTRGKSHPRAWFVSLDGKPAAQVRHSIIELQSRHRPPSSNDTSLDSGVDMNEPQHNIREAERDRRSIRASSLPHHSRGGRYGEEQDLSSSESGTTATCTPEDPSLRNILDGSSGAIPNIPEERDGMDTSSAQEDSESRGTPPPRRLRKVREKGKTEKRSAKHVREGRPLTKRS
- the LOC120554395 gene encoding protein FAM171B isoform X1 — encoded protein: MPAAERSVLPPPPLLLFLPSLLLIPCLDGALRAAEEGGGLPSSSPGDNGLTIAVGDPSVTDPSAPGRLLSPSAAIEEPQFALKVLVRDLVTRQALPGASVDVYVNHTLRSSARTDEKGEVLLWVTYSPGLSLTLLGTMEGYAPSPVPWSTAKRPIFSAVTVLLLPHSQGNIWLFEDSVLITGKLPDSSCQPKVKFPKNLLTMSDKSNVSSVTAYLTVPQHHLAKDCANCTPGIISKKSLVQIIELKALAAVNVLLYSGGEELQVRGPIQISLPLGHGTHLRASDTVPAWAFNLKTGAWENQGLGIVKTVGDELVWTYTASHLGYWIAALLPSSHGNLGHGSSIDFISHHTYLLMGILGAMLAIVIGLLSLLLCHCGRSSYREPRRGRGARFSKLTVVKKDQTTSTHMEEGLLFRSGDNGLASCSVQCEPSSTPRHKANYNIYVEDPGSRPTAPLYENIALDRIKGPQPTSHYINSEEAARLREKSEQIRVNINSDNFFPDKLLHIYNQPVAIIQAPELFGAQEQQLSGCKSATFPRNGVDYDAHSEPASKDSYTQTLPKVPHHHSQGGSSPQQSSQDEPQPLETPPQGQGPNAVVWGRYSNLLESSVSVPGTLNEAAGMEAFSSGHGVPSELQGISERTLLELTRGKSHPRAWFVSLDGKPAAQVRHSIIELQSRHRPPSSNDTSLDSGVDMNEPQHNIREAERDRRSIRASSLPHHSRGGRYGEEQDLSSSESGTTATCTPEDPSLRNILDGSSGAIPNIPEERDGMDTSSAQEDSESRGTPPPRRLRKVREKGKTEKRSAKHVREGRPLTKRS